ATCCTTAGAAAGGTTTTATATATCTTCACCGAGAAGCCCCTTATTTTATTTATAAATATATTGTTTGGAAACTTGTCTCGGTTCAATGTACAGCAAAACGGTTACCCGACCTTTTTTATAACTTCGTTGCCATTTGGAACAGTGAGTTATTTTATTCGTATCTAACCTTTTGTTATACCACTCTTGCTGTTTTGCAATACAGTCTGAAAGACTTTGATAGAATTTGTTTTTATCAGCAATATACTCTTCTTTAGTTATCGCCGGGCCATACTCTCGGTCAAGGACTTTCATTTCCTCATTGTATAAAGCCAGCGCCTCCTTGCCATCATCAACCTTATAGGCCTGCTGACTGGAATCAACATCAGCGCTAACAAAAACACTTTTTAGCCCTTTATTCTTATCGAAATAAAGCTTCATCTCCTGATATTTCAGCGCCCCCACTTCCTGGGGAGTAAGCGTTGAGATAATCAGATCTGGGTCTTTTCCCGCATAATTGATATCTGATACCTCAAGAGAATATAAAGGCGTGTTTCTGGCCTCATCGTAACTCATCCCCCATCGCAGCTTATAAGGCGCTGGCGGCTCACCTGCTGCCTGAGTGAATGTTGCATAAAAAGCACTAACGATGATCATTATCTTTACAAATTTCATTACCTGATTTCCCTATGATAAACGCTATCCATACCTACAGATTAAACGTCAGCATGATAGCAAAATCCCTGTGCGTGAAATAACACTATTGATTTTTGGCTGATAAAAAATATCATCCTCAACCTGTAAAGAAACGCTTTTCGTCAGGGAGAATAATAGCGTGATATTAATCACATATTTTTCTTCTCCGGCGCCATATCCAACCGCTTACCCCGGCAAGTGACCGCTTAACCCTGCATACAACCACTCACAGATTTACCCAACTTTACGCGCGCAAAGTTCTGGCAAGATCGTCCCCAGCATAGCGAATCAATACCTCCTCTAAACGGCTTCGGCCCATTATTCATCTCAATAAGCCAGGTTTTACTATGGATACTAAAAAGTTATTCAAGCACATACCCTGGGTGATTCTTGGAATCATCGGGGCATTTTGCCTCTCGGTTGTCGCCCTGCGTCGCGGTGAGCACGTCAGTGCGCTGTGGATCGTAGTGGCGTCGGTTTCCGTCTACCTTGTCGCCTACCGTTATTACAGCCTGTACATCGCGCAAAAGGTAATGAAGCTCGACCCTACGCGCTCCACGCCTGCGGTGATTAACAATGATGGCCTGAACTATGTCCCGACCAACCGTTACGTGCTGTTCGGCCACCACTTTGCCGCTATCGCCGGTGCCGGTCCGCTGGTGGGCCCGGTGCTCGCCGCGCAGATGGGCTACCTGCCGGGAACCCTCTGGCTGCTGGCGGGCGTGGTGCTGGCAGGGGCGGTGCAGGACTTTATGGTGCTGTTTATCTCCTCGCGCCGTAACGGTGCTTCGCTGGGTGAGATGATCAAGCAAGAGATGGGGCCGGTTCCTGGCTCAATCGCGCTGTTCGGCTGCTTCCTGATTATGATCATCATCCTCGCGGTACTGGCGCTGATCGTAGTAAAAGCGCTGGCGGAAAGCCCATGGGGTGTATTCACCGTCTGCTCAACCGTACCGATCGCGCTGTTTATGGGGATCTACATGCGCTTCCTGCGTCCGGGACGCGTGGGGGAAATATCGGTTATCGGTATCGTCCTGCTGGTGGCTTCCATTTACTTCGGCGGCGTGATTGCCCACGACCCGTACTGGGGCCCGGCACTGACCTTTAAAGACACCACTATCACCTTTACCCTGATCGGCTACGCATTTATCTCCGCGCTGCTGCCGGTGTGGCTGATTCTGGCACCACGTGACTACCTCGCCACCTTCCTTAAAATCGGCGTTATCGTCGGCCTGGCGCTGGGTATCGTTATCCTCAACCCGGATCTGAAAATGCCGGCAGTGACCCAGTACATTGATGGTACCGGTCCGCTGTGGAAAGGCGCGCTGTTCCCGTTCCTGTTTATCACCATCGCCTGCGGCGCGGTCTCAGGCTTCCACGCGCTGATCGCTTCCGGCACCACGCCGAAGCTGCTGGCTAACGAAACCGACGCCCGGTTTATCGGCTACGGCGCGATGCTGATGGAGTCCTTCGTGGCGGTAATGGCGCTGGTAGCGGCATCAATTATCGAACCGGGCCTCTACTTTGCGATGAACACCCCGCCAGCAGGCCTTGGCATCACCATGCCGAACCTGCACGAAATGGGTGGTGAAAACGCCGCACTGATTGCCGCACAACTCCGCGATGTGACCGCTCACGCAGCGGCGACCGTCAGCTCCTGGGGCTTTGTGATTTCACCTGAGCAGATCCTGCAAACGGCGAAAGATATCGGCGAACCGTCGGTACTGAACCGCGCAGGCGGCGCGCCGACGCTGGCGGTTGGTATCGCTCACGTATTCCACAAAATCATGCCGATGGCGGATATGGGCTTCTGGTACCACTTCGGTATTCTGTTTGAAGCGCTGTTTATCCTCACCGCGCTGGATGCCGGTACCCGTGCAGGCCGCTTTATGCTGCAGGATCTGCTGGGCAACTTCGTACCGTTCCTCAAGAAAACCGACTCACTGGTGGCGGGCATTATCGGCACCGCGGGCTGCGTCGGGCTGTGGGGCTACCTGCTGTATCAGGGCGTAGTTGACCCGCTGGGCGGCGTGAAGAGCCTGTGGCCGCTGTTCGGTATCTCTAACCAGATGCTGGCCGCCGTGGCGCTGGTGCTTGGCACCGTGGTGTTGGTCAAAATGCAGCGCACCAAATATATCTGGGTTACCGTGATCCCGGCCGCATGGCTGCTGCTGTGCACCACCTGGGCGCTGGGTCTGAAACTGTTCAGCACCAACCCGCAGATGGAAGGCTTCTTCTTTATGGCTCAACAGTATAAAGAGAAAATTGCTTCCGGCGGTGAACTGACCGCGCAGCAGATTGCTAACATGAACCATATCGTGGTGAACAACTACACCAACGCAGGTCTGAGCATTCTGTTCCTGGTGGTGGTCTACAGCATCATCTTCTACGGCGTGAAAACCTGGCTCAACGTGCGCAATAATAAAGTGCGTACCGACAAAGAGACCCCGTACGTGCCGGTACCGGAAGGTGGCGTGAAGACCTCTTCACATCACTAAACCTGATGCCGGATAGCGTAACGCCTATCCGGCCTACAGAACGTGCATTAACGTAGGCCGGATAAGGCGCAAGCCGCCATCCGGCTTTATTCGTTACATGGGATCTATATGTTTGGTAACTTAGGTCAGGCTAAAAAGTACCTCGGTCAGGCGGCAAAAATGCTGATTGGCATTCCGGACTATGACAACTACGTTGCGCATATGCAGACCAACCATCCGGATAAACCGTACATGACCTACGAAGAATTCTTTCGCGAACGCCAGCAGGCCCGCTACGGCGGCGATGGCAAAGGCGGCGTACGCTGCTGTTAATGGAGGCAACAATGGCACCGATTGCAGTTACCCTGCTGACCGGCTTTCTTGGCGCAGGCAAAACCACCCTGCTGCGCCATATTCTCAACGAAGAGCACGGTTTTAAAATCGCCGTTATCGAAAACGAATTTGGCGAAGTTGCCGTTGACGATCAGTTGATTGGCGATCGCGCAACGCAGATTAAAACCCTGACTAACGGCTGTATTTGCTGTACCCGCTCAAATGAACTGGAAGATACCCTGCTCGATCTGCTCGACAGTCGCGATCGCGGGGAAACCGATTTTGACCGTCTGGTGATTGAGTGCACTGGCATGGCCGACCCCGGCCCGATTATTCAGACCTTTTTCTCCCACGATGTGCTGTGCGAACGCTATCTGCTGGATGGGGTGATTGCGCTGGTTGACGCGGTGCATGCCGATCAGCAGATGAATCAGTTCACCATCGCCCAGTCGCAGGTGGGCTATGCCGATCGCATCCTGCTCACCAAAACTGACGTGGCAGGCGACAGCGACAAGCTCCGCGAACGGCTGACGCGCATTAACGCCCGCGCGCCCATTTACACCGTGACTCACGGCGACATCGACCTGAATCTGCTGTTTAACACCAGCGGTTTTATGCTGGAAGAGAACGTGGTCAGCAGCAAACCGCGCTTCCACTTTATGGCCGACAAGCAAAACGATGTTTCGTCGATTGTGGTGGAGCTGGATTACCCGGTGGATATCAGCGAAGTGTCGCGAGTGATGGAAAATCTGTTGCTCGACTTTGCCGAACAGTTGATGCGCTACAAAGGGATGCTGTGGATTGATGGCGAACCAAACCGCCTGCTGTTTCAGGGCGTCCAGCGGCTATATAGCGCCGACTGGGACCGTCCGTGGGGCGATGAGCCGCCGCACAGTACGCTGGTATTTATCGGTATCAATCTGCCGGAAAAGCAAATTCGTACAGCGTTTGCAGGATTGCGCAAATAACCGCCTGAGCGTTTCCCTCTCCCTGTGGGAGAGGGTTAATGATGAGAGCATCAGCACGCTCAGTTGCTTAGCGACGAACCACCACCAGCTTCTGATTCACAAACTCTTTAATCCCCAGTTCGGAAAGCTCACGGCCAAATCCGGAGCGTTTGACGCCGCCAAATGGCAGCTCCGGCGCGGTATCAGTTAACCAGTTGATATAGACCATCCCGGTTTCGATTCGCGACGCCATCAGTTTCGCCCGTTCGATATCCTGGCTGAACACTGCGCCACCCAGGCCATAGTGCGAATCGTTAGCCAGTTTCACCGCCTCATCGTCATCTTTCACCACGTAAATTTGCGCCACCGGGCCAAAAAACTCTTCAAAGTACGCCGGATTATCGCGGGTGATGCCGGTCAGAATAGTCGGCTCGAAAAAGCTGCCTTCCCGCTGCGCGAGTTTGCCGCCCAGGTGCAGTTTGGCGCCGTTTTTCACCGCCTCATCCACCTGTTTGGTCAGGGTTTCCAGCGCGTCTTTTGAGGAGAGCGGACCCAGCGTCGTGCTCTCGTCTAGCGGATCGCCCATCTTCACCTGACGGAACGCATCGGTAAATTTGCTGAGGAACTGGTCAGCAATTTTTTCATGGAGAATAAAGCGTTTTGCGGCAGTACAGACCTGTCCGGCGTTGTTGAGTCGGGCCTGAACACCAATCTTCACCGCTTTCTCCAGATTTGCGTCGTCGAGCACCACAAACACATCGTTACCGCCCAGTTCAAGCGTCGCTTTCTTGATGTGTTTAGCCGCCTGCGCTGCTACCACGCTCCCGGCTTTTTCCGAGCCGGTCAGCGCCGCGCCCTGAACGCGATCGTCGGCGATAATCTTCGCTACCTGATCCTGAGAAATAAACAGGTTAGTCCATGCCCCTTCTGGTGCACCGGCTTCACGCACCAGATGAGCAAAAGTTTCCGCACAGTGCGGAACGATGCTGGCATGCTTGGCGATCACCGGATTCCCCGCCGCCAGATTTGGTGCCAGTACGCGCATTAGCTGGTAATAAGGGAAGTTCCACGGCTCTACGGCCATCAGCACGCCGACAGGATGGTGTTCGACCCACGCCTCACCCAGCTCTGACTGATACTTCACCGGGGCCAGAAACTGTTTCGCGTTGTCGGCGTAGTAGCGGGCAATTTGCGCGCACAGCTTAACCTCGCCGCGGCTTTGCTCGATAAGCTTCCCCATCTCCTGGCTGGCGATTTTGGCCAGTTCGTCCACCCTGCTGTCAATCAGATCAGCCAGCTTACGCAACACTGGCAGCCGCTGATCAATATCCCCTTTCGCCCATTCGGAATGATAAAGCGCATCTGCTTTTTGCAGCGCCGCCTCCACGTCCGCATCGCTGTGAGCGGGATACTCTTTGATGAGTTGGTTGTTCGCAGGATTCACCGTCTGGTAAGCCATATCGTATGTCTCCTTGTTATCGCTATTAACACAGTCATAAATGCTGCACAGGATATTAAGGGTAGTCGAGATGGCCAGGGATGAGTGTAAACTCAGGTATATCCGGAATTTTCCAGGAAAGAATAACGATAATCACCGGACAGACTTTCTACCGGGAACTTAACAGAACAGCAATGGATTAGTGATTATTGACCGTGATATCCGCTTCCGGCAGACCGGTAATTCTCAGCACCGTGTCCAGCGCCATGCCATCAGCAAGCATGGTTCGGGCAATGCGTAACGCTTCGGCGCGCTGGCCTTCTTCAACGCCCTCAATACGCCCCTCCAGGTGCCCTTCCTGACGCCCCTCAAGGCGGCCTTCCCGCTTTCCCTGACGACGTCCAACCTCACGTAATCTTTCGGCGATAGTCATCAATTTCTCCTTATGTTGCGGTACACGCTGAGCCACCTCGCGGATAAATTTGCCTATGCGAAGCGCTTTGCCCGAGTGAATCAGGTAATTAAACAGCGTTTTTAGCTGCCTGTCATTAGCGTATCCATTAAGCAAAATGGACGTCAGATGCTCAACAATTCCCAGCAGGTCGCGTTGGCGAATATGCTTTTGCATCAGCTCCAGCAACGCAATTCGTCGATGCTGAACAATTTCATCATCAGGCACGATGGTAATGTCCACCAGCGGAAACGGCGTAACGTAGAGCTGCTTCGCCAGCGCCGGGTCGGCAAACTTATCGAGCCAGGATAACGACCAGGGGTAGGGCGTCACCACGCCGTGATAGAAAAGAATCGGCACCACCAGCGGCAGCGTTTTATGCCCGTTATCCAGATGACGCTGCATCGCGGCGATAGCGTAGCGCATCAGCCTGAACGCCATATGCGCATCGGGTGAGCTTTGATGCTCTATGACGACGTAGATATATCCTTCTCCCGCTGCGGTTTTCAGCCGCCAAAGAACGTCGGAGTAGTAGGCCCGCAGGTTCTCTTCAATAAAACTACCGGACTCCAGCGTTAGAGAATCCAGGTCGCACAGTTTTCTTAACGCGGGCGGCAAGTGAATATCAAGAAAATCCCGCGCGGTATCGGCATGGCATAAAAACTGTTTAAAGACCGCATCGTGCGGGGTCGACGTGGTACCTTTTTCCATGGTTATCCGCCTGCGTGAGAAATCCAGCCGCCACTCTACTGCGCCATTTTTCTCACAACACGCCCTGATTTCGACGTTTAGGAGCCGCGACGAAAGATATCTTCTCCCGGCTGCAAGCGCGGTATTTTTGTCGAAGGCGGCTCGCATTTCGCCCTCTGCTTGCTGGCATGTTATAAACAGGTATCTCTCAGCTAAGGAGCCCTCCGTGAGCCATACGCGTGATATCCCGCAAACCTTCTGGCGTGACGAGCAGTTTCCCTGGCTTGAGCTGCGCAGCACCTGGCGCAGCCGTCAGGCTTATAAACGTCATCGCCATCCGCAGCTCTCGGTGGGAGCGATTATCGAAGGGGAAACGCGCTGTATCTGCAACGGGCAGGAGTACCTGCTGCGCCCTGGTGAGCTGATTATTATCCCCGCGCAGGCGCCTCATAGCTGTAATCCGCTTAACGGCCAGCCGCGTAGTTACCATATGCTCTACCTTGATATTCGCTGGTGTCGGCAACAGTTGGGAAACATTACCCACCCGGCCCAATTGACAACACCACAGTTAGTCATACGCGACGCCGGACTCTTCACGCAGTATCAGCAGATTGTCGCGATGATGTGCCAACAGCAAACAACGGCGCTGCCCACCAGCATCGCGCGATTGCTCCAGGATCTGCCCCTACACCCTGCCGTACCGCAGGCGTTAAGCAAAACCAGCTCACAGCTATTCAGCCGCCTGGCAACCAATCTACAAGAGCCACCAACGCTGGATCGCCTCGCCAACGAGTTCGCCCTGCGCAAAGAGACGCTGATCCGCGCCTTCAAGCACGATACCGGCCTGACGCCCGCCAGTTTTATCAATATGGCGCGCATCGAGTTCGCCAAAACGCGCCTGCGCGCCGGGGATAATATTGCCGACGTTGGCTATCAGGCCGGATTTGCTGACCAGAGCCACTTCCATAAGACCTTTGTCAGCTATACCGCCGCCACGCCGCGCCAGTATGCTCAGGGCCGATCAATATCAGACAATAATTAGCCTCCGCGCTGGCGTAGGGTGACCTCTCAGGTTATTACTGAGGTTGCTATGGACATACTCGCTACGCTCTTTCCTCCCGCCTTCCCCGCGCTGGCGCTCTCCCATTTCGTCGCCCTGCTGAGCCCCGGCCCGGATTTTTTCCTGCTGGTAGGCTACGCCATTCGCTATCGCCTGCGCGGTAGCGTCGGCCTGTGTATCGGGATCGCCGCCGGTAACGGGCTATATATTGTGCTGGCGATTATCGGCTGGGGGATCCTGCGCCACGCGCCGCTGCTGTTTACGATCATTGAGCTGCTGGGCGCGGCGTATTTGCTGTGGATTGGCAGCCTGCTGCTAAGAAGCCGTCCGGCGACGCTGGATTTACGCAGTGCCGAAGCATCTCGCCCGTCGCTGGCAAAACAGCTCGTGCTGGGGCTAGGTTCATCGTTGCTCAACCCGAAGAACGCCCTGTTTTATCTGGCGCTGATGACCTCGCTGCTGGGTCCGAACGTGACGCTGGTACAGCAGACCACCAGCGGAATCTGGATGACCAGCGTGGTGCTGCTGTGGGATGTCTTACTGGTCTCGCTGATTGCGCTCCCGTCGGTACAGCGTCGCCTTTCCGCCGTCGTCTGGCGAGTCGAGCGAGCGGCCGGCGGCGTGCTGATGGCTTTTGGCTGCTGGATTTTGTGGCAGTTTTTGCACGAGGCCGCCATCAAGCTATATGCTTAAGCTTATGGAAAAAATCGCTGAACTGAAACGCGCCAAACTGCTGGCGCTCTCGCTGCTGCTGATCGCAGTGGCTATTTTTATCACTACCCTTGTGCTGCCGCCGACGCCGTGGGTCGGTGCGCTAAAGGCTATCTCCGAAGCGGCGATGGTTGGCGCGCTGGCGGACTGGTTTGCGGTAGTGGCGCTATTTCGCCGTATACCGCTGCCGTTCGTCTCACGGCATACGGCAATTATCCCGCGCAATAAAGACCGGATTGCCGACAATCTCGGCTATTTCGTGCAGGAAAAATTTCTCGACACCCCATCGCTGGTGGCGTTGATTCGCCGTTACGAACCAGCGCTGATGCTGGGTAACTGGTTCAGCCAACCGGAAAACGCTCGCCGGGTGGGACAGCATCTGCTGCAGGTGATGAGCGGTTTTCTCGAGCTGACCGACGATGCGCGCATTCAGCGCCTGCTGCGCCGGGCGGTGCACAAAGCCATCGATAAGGTCGATTTAACCCAAACCAGCGCCATGATGCTGGAGGGGCTAACCCGCGATAACCGTCACCAGAAGCTGCTGGACTCACTGATTAGCCAGCTGATCGCCCTGCTACAGCGCGACAGCTCGCGGGCGTTTATTGCTCGTGGCATTATCCGCTGGCTGGAGACCGAGCATCCGCTGAAGGCCAAAATTCTGCCTACCGAGTGGCTGGGCGAGCACAGCGCGGAAATGGTGACCGATGCGGTCAACACACTGCTTGATGAGGTCAGTCAGGATCGCACGCATCAGATTCGCCAGGCCTTCGATCGCGCGACGCTAAAATTGATCGACAACCTGAAGTCCGATCCGCAGATGGCGGAAAAAGCGGAGAGCATTAAAGCGTATCTGAAGAACGATGAGACCTTTAACCGCTATCTTGGCGAAGTGTGGGCTGACCTGCGCGGCTGGATTAAAAATGACGTCAATAGCGAAGATTCACGCATCAAGCAGCGTATTGCCGAAGCCGGACAGTGGTTTGGCGAAACGCTGCTCCACGATGAGGCGCTACGCGAGTCGCTGAACGAACATCTTGAACAGGCGGCCCATCGGGTGGCCCCGGAGTTTGCCGCCTTCCTGACCCGCCATATCAGCGATACGGTCAAAAGTTGGGACTCACGCGATATGTCGCGGCAAATCGAGCTGAACATTGGTAAGGATCTGCAGTTTATCCGCATCAACGGGACGCTGGTGGGCGGCACGATTGGCCTGGTGCTGTGGTTGTTTTCACAAATCCCGTCGCTGCTGCATCTTCATATTTAATGGAAATAATTGTTTCAAATACATATTTATCATAAATATAAATTAACACCTGAAAAGGCATGGATATTTCTGTTGACCCTAAATTTATTGCAGTGTGAAGTGCAGGAATAGTGTGCGCCTGTTAAGAGCCTATCCCACCAGGCGCAATTGCTGTAGCCAGTTTGGACACGGACAGCGCAGAACAACGGAGTGTACACGTAGTACGTGAGGTTGTGAGCACTGCCCTGGGCCAAAATGGCAAATAAAATAGCCTAATGGGATAGGCTCTAAGCGTGCATCGCAAAACCCAACAAGGAACCCCCTGATGTTACAATGGATGACCCGCTTTTTTGCCCGCCATTCCACCACGCTGTTCTTCCCGGCAGCGCTGATCTTGTATGATTTCGCGGCTTACCTGACCACCGATCTTATCCAGCCGGGTATCATCCACGTGGTGCGCGATTTCGACGCCGATGTGGCGCTGGCACCCGCGTCGATCAGCCTGTATATGGCCGGCGGCATGGCGCTGCAGTGGCTGCTCGGTCCGCTCTCAGATCGTATCGGTCGTCGTCCAGTGCTGCTGACCGGCGCGCTGATCTTCACCCTTGCCTGCTTTGCGACCATGTTCACCACCTCGATGGAGCAGTTCCTCGCGGCGCGCTTTATTCAGGGCACCAGCATCTGTTTTATCGCTACGGTTGGCTACGTCACCGTACAGGAAGCATTCGGTCAGACCAAAGCCATTAAGCTGATGGCGATTATTACTTCGATCGTGCTGATTGCGCCGATTATCGGCCCGCTCTCAGGTGCTGCGCTGATGCATTTCGTTCACTGGAAAGTACTGTTCGGTATTATCGCGGCAATGGGGTTTATCGCCTGGCTGGGGCTGCTGCTGAATATGCCGGAAACCGTGCAGCGCGGCGACCTTCCCTTTAGCGCCAGCGGCGTGCTGCGTGATTTCCGCGATGTTTTTCGCAACCGAATTTTTCTGTTCGGCGCCGCCGCGCTCTCGCTAAGCTACATCCCGCTGATGAGTTGGGTGGCGGTCTCGCCGGTGATCCTGATTGACGATGGCGGATTGACCACCTCAGAGTTCGCCTGGACCCAGGTACCGGTCTTCAGCGCGGTGATCGTCGCTAATTTGTCGGTGGCGCGATGGGTGAAAGACCCGACCCGCCCGCGCTTTATCTGGCGCGCGGTGCCCATCCAGATGACCGGGCTGGCCGTGCTGATCCTCGGTAACCTGCTGTGGCCGCACGTCTGGCTGTGGTCGGTACTGGGGACCAGCTTATACGCCTTCGGCATCGGGCTTATCTTCCCGACGCTGTTCCGCTTTACGCTATTTTCCAACGATTTGCCAAAAGGGACCGTCTCGGCCTCACTAAACATTGTGATCCTCAGCGTCAGCGCCCTCTCCATCGAAGCGGCGCGCTGGCTGTGGTTTAACGGCGGCAAGCTGCCTTTTCACCTGCTGGGCGTGGTGGCGGGGATCGCGGCTGCCTTCTGCCTGGCAGGATTATTAAATCGCCTTCGCCAGCATCAACCTTCATCGCTGGCGTCAGTGAAATAAACTACCGCCCCACCACGCTGTGGGGCGTTAGTTATCAAGCAATACGGGTAAATCCGGCTTCCAGATCGGCAATCAAATCTCCCACATCCTCCAGCCCGATATGCACCCTCACCAGCGTCCCGCTGAAGTCGACATCCCCCGCCGGGCGAATGCTGTTCAGTTCCTCCGGCTGGTTTGCCAGAATTAACGACTCAAACCCACCCCAGGAATAGGCCATATGAAACAGAGAGAAATTATCGAGGAAATTCGCCATCTGCTCGTCGGTCAATCTGTTTTTCAGCACAAAGGAAAACAGACCAGAGCTTCCGGCAAAATCACGCTGGAAATATTCATGGCCCGGGCATTCCGGTAACGCCGGATGGTTGACTCGCGCCACTTCCGGCCTTGCCGACAGCCAGCGAGCAATATGAATACTGCTCTCCTGATGCTGCTTAAGGCGAACGGCCAGCGTACGCAGCCCACGGCTACCGTTGTAAGCGGTATCGGCATCCAGCGTTTGCCCCATGAGATATGAATTCTCACGCAGACGATCCCAGCAGCGAGCGTTGGAAACCGCGGTGCCCAGCATCCCATCGGAATGACCAATGGTGTACTTTGTTCCAGCCTGTATGGAAATATCGACGCCATAATCCAGAGCCTTAAACAGCACGCCCGCCGCCCAGGTATTGTCGATCATGATGATGATTTCAGGGTTAACCGCGCGAATAGCTTTCACCATGCCGGGCACATCCTGCACTTCCATGGTGATGGAACTGGGCGATTCAAGAAACACAACCCGGGTTTCAGGCCGCAGAAGGTCCACAATACCCGCGCCAATCATCGGATCGTAATACGTGGTCTCAACATTGAATTTACTCAGGATCTTATTGCAGAAATCCTGGGTCGGTTCATAGGCAGCCCCGGTCATCAGGATATGGTCGCCACTCTCGACGAACGCCAGAATCGCATTAGTCACAGCCGCAGCGCCGCAAGGATAGAGCGCGCAGCCCACTCCACCTTCTAAATCACTCATCGCTTTCTGAAACGCAAAGTGGGTATAAGTCCCACGGCGACCGTAAAACAGTTCCCCATTAGCGCGATTCGCAGTGGCAAATTTTTTGTCCTTCACGGTATCAAATACCAGCGAAGAGGCGCGCTGAATGACCGGGTTTACCGCCCCCTGAGTGTAACGTTTGTCACGTCCAGCGACGATCAGTTGCGTTTCGAGCTTGATAGAATCGTTCATAATATCTCCTGTTAACTGCTTAATCTGTATGGAAAACCTACACCGCCGCGACTGGCGAGTTCGCTTCAGCAATCACCTGCTTTTTCCCGGCAAACCTCTCCACTATCTGCGCCGCGTTTAAATCGTGGATCACGTTGATAAGCGTCGCCGGAGCGTCCGTTATCGCCCCCAGCACCACCAGCATTGGGATAGCTTCCATTGGCAGT
This Klebsiella sp. RHBSTW-00484 DNA region includes the following protein-coding sequences:
- a CDS encoding DUF445 domain-containing protein, giving the protein MLKLMEKIAELKRAKLLALSLLLIAVAIFITTLVLPPTPWVGALKAISEAAMVGALADWFAVVALFRRIPLPFVSRHTAIIPRNKDRIADNLGYFVQEKFLDTPSLVALIRRYEPALMLGNWFSQPENARRVGQHLLQVMSGFLELTDDARIQRLLRRAVHKAIDKVDLTQTSAMMLEGLTRDNRHQKLLDSLISQLIALLQRDSSRAFIARGIIRWLETEHPLKAKILPTEWLGEHSAEMVTDAVNTLLDEVSQDRTHQIRQAFDRATLKLIDNLKSDPQMAEKAESIKAYLKNDETFNRYLGEVWADLRGWIKNDVNSEDSRIKQRIAEAGQWFGETLLHDEALRESLNEHLEQAAHRVAPEFAAFLTRHISDTVKSWDSRDMSRQIELNIGKDLQFIRINGTLVGGTIGLVLWLFSQIPSLLHLHI
- the metC gene encoding cystathionine beta-lyase, translated to MNDSIKLETQLIVAGRDKRYTQGAVNPVIQRASSLVFDTVKDKKFATANRANGELFYGRRGTYTHFAFQKAMSDLEGGVGCALYPCGAAAVTNAILAFVESGDHILMTGAAYEPTQDFCNKILSKFNVETTYYDPMIGAGIVDLLRPETRVVFLESPSSITMEVQDVPGMVKAIRAVNPEIIIMIDNTWAAGVLFKALDYGVDISIQAGTKYTIGHSDGMLGTAVSNARCWDRLRENSYLMGQTLDADTAYNGSRGLRTLAVRLKQHQESSIHIARWLSARPEVARVNHPALPECPGHEYFQRDFAGSSGLFSFVLKNRLTDEQMANFLDNFSLFHMAYSWGGFESLILANQPEELNSIRPAGDVDFSGTLVRVHIGLEDVGDLIADLEAGFTRIA
- the mdtM gene encoding multidrug efflux MFS transporter MdtM gives rise to the protein MLQWMTRFFARHSTTLFFPAALILYDFAAYLTTDLIQPGIIHVVRDFDADVALAPASISLYMAGGMALQWLLGPLSDRIGRRPVLLTGALIFTLACFATMFTTSMEQFLAARFIQGTSICFIATVGYVTVQEAFGQTKAIKLMAIITSIVLIAPIIGPLSGAALMHFVHWKVLFGIIAAMGFIAWLGLLLNMPETVQRGDLPFSASGVLRDFRDVFRNRIFLFGAAALSLSYIPLMSWVAVSPVILIDDGGLTTSEFAWTQVPVFSAVIVANLSVARWVKDPTRPRFIWRAVPIQMTGLAVLILGNLLWPHVWLWSVLGTSLYAFGIGLIFPTLFRFTLFSNDLPKGTVSASLNIVILSVSALSIEAARWLWFNGGKLPFHLLGVVAGIAAAFCLAGLLNRLRQHQPSSLASVK